A window of the Microplitis mediator isolate UGA2020A chromosome 5, iyMicMedi2.1, whole genome shotgun sequence genome harbors these coding sequences:
- the LOC130667816 gene encoding uncharacterized protein LOC130667816 — protein MGRDSRKVSRELRSSEKINKSRSVKRKNVFNPKTAERDESIQSTSSKKLKQNTEDDVPEDSSTEFRIINFIQVFTAISALIKCKKCDGNVVFQTASTRGLGFKIVVACNNCGNEYIPSCSFVGHSYEINRRFIFVMRILGIGYEGLCKFCGLMDMPSFLDKSTHTILLKQILNCSKAVAETFMTKAVNEEKQAMPTTENEDINHLTVSGDGTWQKRGYTSSFGVSSIIGYFTGKILDINIKSAYCKLCEYWKKKTNTVEFEEWYQSHEDVCSANHQGSSGKMEVDAMVEMFSYSETKYGVKYANYIGDGDSKTYSGIIKSDPYENTTVNKKECIGHVQKRMGSRLRTLKSKQKGLGGRGKLTGKLIDKLTVYYGLAIRRHCDSIENMKSAIMATFYHYGSSDEKPNHDMCPKGEESWCSYQRAEARGELDTFSHDYSPLPSDVLKAIKPIYEDLSNENLLSRCVGGFNQNNNESFNQLVWKICPKTVNTSFTIVQIAAYVAMCIFNEGINSLLVLMNTLGLNCGPNSHRYAERMDAARIKVADKRANDNTREGRLQRRHQQIDILEAAMSAEELLYGPGIDDSV, from the exons agaatgtttttaatccgaaaacagccgaacgtgatgaaagtattcagagtacatcttctaaaaaattaaaacaaaacactgaagatgatgtacctgaagacagcagtactgaatttcgaataataaattttattcaggtattcactgcaatttctgctcttataaaatgtaaaaaatgtgatggaaatgtagtgtttcaaacagcaagtacacgtgggctgggattcaaaattgtagttgcatgtaataactgtggaaatgaatatattccttcctgttctttcgttgggcattcttatgaaataaacagacgtttcatttttgtaatgagaatactaggaataggatacgaaggattgtgcaagttttgcggcctgatggacatgccgtcttttttagataaatctacgcatacaattttactgaaacagattttgaattgtagtaaagccgtcgcagaaaccttcatgacgaaagctgtgaatgaagaaaagcaagcaatgccaacaactgaaaatgaagatataaatcatctaactgtatcgggagatggaacctggcaaaaacggggatatacatcgtcatttggagtttcttctataattggctattttactggaaagattcttgacataaacattaaaagtgcatattgtaagctatgtgagtattggaaaaaaaaaacaaatactgttgagttcgaggaatggtatcaatcgcatgaagatgtgtgttctgctaatcatcaagggtcttctgggaaaatggaggtggatgcgatggtcgaaatgttttcgtattctgaaactaaatatggagttaagtatgccaactatattggtgatggtgactccaagacctattcaggaattataaaatcagatccttacgaaaatacaactgtaaataaaaaggaatgtatagggcatgtccaaaagcggatggggagtcgattacgtacgctgaagagtaaacaaaaaggtcttggtggtcgaggtaagctcacaggaaaattaatagacaaactaactgtgtactatggtttagcaatacgccggcattgtgattctattgaaaatatgaaatctgctataatggcaaccttttatcactacggctcgagtgatgaaaaaccgaatcatgatatgtgtccaaaaggcgaagaatcttggtgctcttaccagcgcgctgaagcaagaggagagcttgataccttttctcacgattattctcctttaccttctgatgttttaaaagctatcaagcctatatacgaagatcttagtaatgaaaatttactttcaagatgtgtaggtggattcaatcagaataataatgaaagctttaaccaactagtatggaaaatatgcccaaaaacggtaaatactagttttactatcgtacaaatagctgcatacgttgctatgtgtatatttaatgagggtataaattcattattagtcttgatgaatacactaggacttaattgtgggcctaattctcatcggtatgcagaaagaatggatgctgcacgtatcaaagtagcagataagcgcgctaatgataacacccgagaaggtcgattgcaacgtaggcaccagcaaatcgatattttggaagctgctatgtcggctgaagagctattatatggtccaggaatagatgactcagt atga